The region ACGTTCCTAATACTCCAAATCCAACAACCACATTTGGATCAGAATACTTGTATAGTATTCTACGATGTCTTAAACCATCTCTTTCCGCATGTTGTTTCAACTCAACGCCATGGTTGGTGGGAAAGGATTTTTCCAGCTTTAGAGTCACCAAAAACCCAAGAACACCAACAGCATGCAGCAGCACGAGACACAACAATGTCGAAGTCACCATTGGTCGTACAAAAAGGGAAACTGACATCTTTTTATATCAAGTATTTCTTCCACTAAATCAGCTACGAATGAATCAACACTACAAAAGTGTAGTGTTGATTCATTGGTAGCTGATATAGCGGAAGAAATGCCTGATTTAAAAAGATGCCCATTTCCCTTTCTATACAACCAATGGCTACTTCGACATTGTTGTGTCTCGTGTTGCTGCATGTTGTTGGTGTTCTTGGGTTTTCGGTGACTCTAAAGCTGGAAAAATCGTTTCCCACCAACCATGGCGTTGAGTTGAAACGACATGCGGAAAGAGATGGTTTAAGACGTCGTAGAATACTACACAAGTATTCTGATCCAAATGTGGTTGTTGGATTTGGAGTATTAGGAACGTACGATCCTTTTGATGTTGGGTACGTACAACAACTTTTGTTTCATAAACACAAAATCTAGGACAAAAATAGTcgggggtatttttggaaaaacTGCCATATTTTAAGTTCTTTGTATTTATTTAGGATTCTATTTGTCAATAACTGTATTGCATTAGGTTTCTTTCATGATTAGTATAAATTGGATTAATCTCTTAGTTGTTTTTTCAATTCTAGTTCACGTTTTGCTTTATAGTTTTTGATGAACAAAGACTTGCACTTGTTCTATTCTTGCATATGTTTTAGTTATACTTGAAAGACTTTGTGAACAAGTCAAATTTTCCATTTCTTAGTTACCTGTTCTTCAATTCCTCTCTATGTTGTTGTGGTGCAGTCACAACGCTTAATCCTTATTAATCACCACACCAACTTTTGTTTCATAAAAACAAAATCTAGGACAAAAAATAGTTGGGGGTATTCTGGGAAAAACTGCCAAATTTTTAATTCTTGGTATTTATTTAGGATTCTTTTTGTCAATAAGCGTATTGCATTAGGTTTCTTTCATGATTAGTATAAATTGGATTAATCTCTTAGTTGTTTTTTCAATTCTAGTTCACGTTTTGCTTTATAGTTTTTGATGAACAAAGACTTACACTTGTTCTATTCTTGCATATGTTTTAGTTATACTTGAAAGACTTTGTGAACAAGTCAATTTTTCCAGTTCTTAGTCACATGTTCTTCAATTCCTTAACATCTTGTAATTTGGTTAACTTGTAGCTTGTACTACACAAAAATCAAGCTaggattccccccccccccccccccccaaaaaaaaaaatactatctAGTAATTGATACAGGAAGCGACTTGTTGTGGGTAGGTTGCAAACCCTGCCAACATCATCCACACTACAAGTATGTTATGATCATTTCTTATAAGGTGTGACTTTTTATTAACTAATATTGGTACTATATGTATGATTTTTCTTTCTTTGAACAGATTCCTATTACTATCTATGATCCTGCAAGCTCCTCCACATCTTCTCCTATCTTATGTTCGGACGAAAGATGTTCTCCGAAATCCAACTCATGTTTCGATAATCAATACACCTACGATCTCCACTATGGAGATGGTAGTGGAACATCAGGTTATTATGTATCCGAATTGATGCATTTTAAAATAGTTGTTGGCGAGACATATGTCTTAAACACTTCAGCTTCAGTTTTATTTGGGTAAGTTCTCATTTATCATCTGCTATAGAATTTCATTTCTCTTCCTTCTTTAATTCTCTTTAAATAAGATgcgaaaagtgataaattgaaaaaaaatgaagATCTTAATATGAAGAAATAGTAACACTGTGCACCTAAAACGTTGATTTGTTTTTGTTAAAAAGATtagagttttttgttttttaaatattctagttattttttttttaatttgctgattttttaaaatttacttttttaaaaaatgttgtttttaagaaaaaattgcagtttttaaaaaaattacaattttttaaaattaaattggagtttttttgaaaaataatgcagtttttttttaaaatatatatatttttaatttttgttaaaAATTCATGTTTCctgaaaaaaagtaaaaaaatctccatttaaaaaaatcgaaaattgatttaaaaaaaatcttaaatttgatttattttgttaatatttagacctttttaataatattttcactaatacaaaaaattaaacattaaatgtgaTTGGTAAGATGACAATCATGCCTTTAATTAGTTAATTAACGCTTCACTTTTATTTCATTAGAACGGATCTcaaccctctatatatatatatatatatatatatatatatatatatatatatatatatatatatatatatatatatataagttttttgggtggttatgcatggtatatttatttcaaatttattgAATTTTTGTTTAGTATTCTATCagaaatttataagttttaataagcaTGATTCAGAGACAAGACCATGATTGGTTGGATTAGCATAAAGCACGCAGATAAGGACGTAAGTCGCGGTGCCGGACCACAATCATCGTCGGGACGATTCCCCTCGGTTCACCATTATTAAAacaagtaagtttttttttttatagaattttaaagcaaaattaattaaatataagtAAATTTTCAGGCATACtatccaaaaaaaatatattccCGGTAAAAGTATCAACAATTAACAAGATTATGatgataatcaaataaattctatTGAAGAAACCATTAATAACATAGAACATAGTTTGAATAATTGGACAATACCTAAAACTAATGTTAATACAATATATAGAATAggaacttttgattattttcaaGGTTATTCTATTAAAATGACAGAGCAAACTTTGTCTATTGgtcaaaaccaacaaaatttacatttgttatcaTCACGATCTATTCTAGAGCATTGaacgaaatataaatttttacatgTCGGTTTAGTCCAAATTGCTATCAAGCCTCTATTTAGAATTGGAATAGATGCCCATGTTCTCCTTATTTTAAGAGACAAGAGACATAAAGATTTTTAAAATTCTATTTTAGCTATGGCTGAAACAAATATTGTTAACGGGcctatttatttcaattgttaTCCAAATTTTTCTGTAGgattatttgataaaaatattttagatacTTTGGTGTTaactataaaaacaaaaaatttagaatttaaagatGATACAAAGCCTTTAGCAATAATTTATCGTGTTTGTTACAAAACTATGACAACTACACTTGAACCGAAAACACGTTTATCAAGTCCTAGAAATGAAACAATTATTTGTGAAGCAAATACTAACCATACCAAAGTTCACACAATAAAAAGATTAAAATGGTCTGATATAACTCAATCATGTAATTGGAACTTACAAAATGTTATCGATCCAAAACCACTAGACTCTTCAAAACAAATCTCAAATATTATTGAATATAATGAtggttttgtagatataaatttttCTTCCTTAAATATTTCATCATCCAGATTTTCAACTTCTTTTATCCCAAAAACAGGCTCTTCAAAATCTTCGTTATTAAAGTCCAGATctttaaaactaaaaactgttgACTATACTAATTCTATTCCCAAACCATTATATCAAGATGATCAAAAAAGTGAAAATAGTCTTCCTAGTCCTATTAAATCAGATTTTATTGATGAACTTCAAATTTTTAAACAACAATTATGAGTTCTAAAGTACAAATTAATTGTTCAAAAAATAATAAGCTTTGGGCTAATATGTTAAAAAGGCACTGGaagataaattctaatatatgcaAAACCATTCAACATATAGAAGAAACTAGAACTCATGAAAATTATAATTTATACAAAATACCTCCATacattaataaatataataaacaaatagaaaAAAATTCTAGGCTAAAGATAGGAATAAAAAATACGAAAAATCAAGAAGTCATAATTTAGAatcaataaaacatatttcttcaATCCTAACAAAAACAACCTGTTAAAATGAATTTCTCGAATTTAGAATATCAAGGttattttgattacttaaaaTATATTGAGTATTATAAAGattataacaataacaaaaaaGCTTGGCACGAAGAAAATTTTTCATACTACTTAAGATTTCTCCATTTATGCCTTTGGGAAGATTATGTTTTATCAAATAAAATTCATTCTCCTTTTTTTCAATGGTAATTTATGCccctaaacataaaataaattaccCATTTAAAAATGATTCTATCACTCCCATTTTAGAGAaaaaatataaagatattatttctaATAAAGAAATTATTGCTAATTTTCCACCAAAAGGAGAAATTATTATTAACAATATGTTTATTGCAACTCCTCTAGTTCAAGCCCCAAATCAATTAACTACTGAAAAGGGTCTTCAAAAAAttatttaccaaaataattatgcaaATGAAACCTTATCTAGTATTACCGAGCATTTAgttaaaattgaagaaaaaaatttCAAAGATAAAAACGTTAATAAGCAAGATATAGCAAGCACTAGTAATTTAAGTTTTGTTCCTTGCCAAATTGATGGTAATTTTAATCTAGGAAATATAGATTTAATTAACGATTTAGAAAAAAAGACTTTAAAAACTTCATATCTCAAACACTAACAATATTAATACTCTTACAAATGACGAATATGAAAATAGTGATATTAATAGTGAAACAAATTTTGAAACTCTTGCTCAACAATTTGTTGATACAAATGATGATATTAATCAACTCACTAATGAATTTTCTTAATAAAATTCATCAATCGAAGCAAAGCACTTTCGGAAAAAATCCAAAACCAACCATAAGAAATTATTGGAATAGACCATCTCTTCCAGATGTTCAACTTGAAGaacgaacttttcaatttgatCGTTCTCAATATGATGGTAATTCTGTTGATGAATGGAATATTGATGGCCATTCCGAACATCAAATTATGAATATTTTACAAGAAATGACTATGGCTGCTAATGCTTATAAATCTCATAATAATACTCAACTTTAAATTGTTAATATTATTACTTCTGGTTTTACTGGCAGTCTTAAAGGCTGGTGTGATTTCTATATTTCACAAGAAGAAAAAGATTATATTTTATCTGCTAAGAAAACTAttataaaacaagaaaataatcaACAAATACAAACGTTTGAAGATGATATGGTTAACACGTTAATTTTTGCTATTATCAAAAACTCTGTAGGAGATCCTACTAATTTTCAAgaaataaacttcagaaattttAATGAATTTACATTGCAGAAAACTTACTGATTTTAGATGGTATAAAGATAATTATCTTGTTAAAGTTTTTTCGAGACCTGATTGGAAAGAATCTTATTGGAAAGAACGTTTTATTGCTGGCCTTCCAAAACTCTTAGCAGAAAGAGTTAGACAAAAATTAAGagaaaattttaataataccatCCCTTATCAAAATTTAACTTATGGAGATTTAATAAACTATATTAATAAAGAGGGATTAGCAGTTTGTGCTGATCTTAGGTTTAAAGAAAAACTCAAAAAGGATAGAATTAACAGTAAAAATGAATTGGGAAATTTTTGCCAACAATATGGTTATCAGCCCTTGAATGGTCTGTCTACTTCAAAATCTAAAGTATATAAGAAAAGatcttcaaaatatttcaggaaaaAGAAACATAATCTtccaaaaaattataaaaagggCAAAGATTACGCTTCGAAATCTAAAAAACCTTATAaaccaaattataaaaaaatctaaaagaaaataaaaatatattatttatttgtcATAAATGTGGGCGTAATGGTCATACAActaataattgttatgctaagacaaaaataaatgagttaaaTGTCTCTGAAGATTTGaaagaacaaataagaaaaattattttaaataccgATTCAGATTCCGATGAAAGTatttctgattttcaaacaaatgaTTTAAATATTCTCGAAAATACCACTTCAAGTTCAGATGATTCTGATATTTGTGAGTGTATTGGTAAATGTCACTATAATAATTTAATCAATGTAATTACTAGTAGTTCCATTAATGTTTTTTCACAAGATGATAAAGATACTTTCAACTCTCTTGattctataaaaaataaaaatatccaagaattattaataaaacagatgcttaataaaaataattacatAACTCCtgctaataatgaaaattttaatttaaaaaatatatatatgaaagattTACTGAAGCAAAGCCAATTTCTATGCAAGAACTTCAAGAATaattaaaaatagtaaaacaagaaataaaagaaataaaaataaaattttaattttagaaaaagaaaaaccttctacttttaaaaataaaaatatagaaattaataacgaagaagaaaataaaattgaaaatgtaactattggtaaaattaaaaataatcaagTTTCTCAAAAATGGAACACTCAAATTACTTTAATCAAGGATAATTTTAAAATCAACCTAATTGCTTTAATTGATTGTGGTGCTGATATGAATTGTATTCAAGAATGAATTTTCCCTACACAATTCTATGAAAAAGCTGCATCTAGACTTACTGGTGCCGGAGGTACAaaattaattgtaaattataaagTTTCCGATGTTGATATTTGTAATGACCAAGATTACTGCTATAAGACTCACCTAATTTTAGTAAAAGATCTCTCTTCTCCATTAATTCTAGGAACGCATTTCATTACAAAAGTATATCCTTTTATGGTTCATAATGATGGTATAAGAACCAATGTTTTTGGAAAAgaaattatatttaaattttgtgaACCTCCTCTATATTCAACGATTAATGTCCTTAATTATAAAACGCAACAAGCCAAATATCTTATTAACGAAATAAATAATGTTCGAATAACTAATCAATTAAATGATAACAATATTCAAAACAAAATAACatgtttaaaattaaaatttgaaaaaaaaatgtttgttctAATATTCCTAATGCCTTTTGGAATAGAAAACCACATATTGTAGAACTaccatatataattttttttaatgaaaacgaTATTCCTTCAAAATCTAGAGCCATTCACATGAATAATGAATTAGAAAGTCATTGTAAAAATGAAATTcaagatttaataaataaaaaactcatAAGACCTTCTAAATCACCGTGATCTTGTTCcgcattttatgttatgaatgCCGCAGAATTAGAAAGAGGATCACCAAGATTAGTTATCAATTATAAACCTTTAAACAAAGTTGTAGAATGGATTCGTTATCATATTCCTAATAAAAGAAATTTGCTAAAAAGgctttatgattcaaaaatattttcaaagtttgATATGAAATCAGGATTTAGGCAAGTACAACTTCATGAGGAAGATAAATACAAAATTGGTTTTAATGTTCCCTTCAGGCATTTTAAATGGAATGTAATGccttttggattaaaaaatgCTCCTTCTAAATTCCAAAATATTATGAATGATATCATAACTCCTATAAGTAGTTTTGCCATTGCTTATATTGACGATGTCCTAATTTTTTCAAAATCAATTGATCAACACTTTAAACATTTAAATCAATTTCATGATTTAATTTATCAAAATGGTTTAGCTGCCTATGCAACAAAAAtgcatttatttaaaaatgaaattcgtTTTTTAGGACATGATATTGTCAAAAACACTGTAAGACCTATTACAAGAAGCTTGCAATTTTCTACTAAATTTCCTGatgaaattaaagataaaaagCAACTTCAAATGTTTTTAGGATGCTTGAATTATATTCATGATTTTTTCAAAGATTTAGGGATTATATGTAAATCGTTTTATAATAGATTAAAAGACAATCCTGAACCATGGACTCAAAAACATAtagatataattaaatatataaaacaaaaggtcCCTACTTTGCATTGTTTAAATTTACCTCATCTCAATGCCAATATCATAGTTGAAACCGATGCTAGTGATATTGGATTCAGAGGTATTCTAAAACAAAATTTTGTTAACTCAATTGAGGAACAATTGGTTCGATATTACTCTGGTGCATGGAATGATacataaaaaaattattcaactgtcaaaaaagaaattttaagcattgttttatgtattaaaaaatttgaatatgatttatttatgaaaagttttttttattaagaatagatTGCCAATCTGCAAAAACTATTTTAGAAAAAGATgtgaaaaatattatttccaaGCAAATGTTTTCTCGTTGGCAAGCCCTCTTAGGtaactttgattttgaaataGAATTTATAAAAGGAGAAAATAATTCGCTTCCTGACTTTCTTTCTCGATAATTTTTGCAGGGAAAATGAGTTCGTCATCCTCTTCCAAACATGATGACAAGAAGCCAGTCTCTCAAAAGCTTGttccatttcaaaatcaaaatcgtTTTTCTCCTTTAACTCCTACTTCTAAGAATTCACAACTTTATTCTAATATCCTTCAGTCAAAACTTGTTACTCCAAAAGTTACTTCAACCAACACGATAAGCTGTTT is a window of Lactuca sativa cultivar Salinas chromosome 1, Lsat_Salinas_v11, whole genome shotgun sequence DNA encoding:
- the LOC128128097 gene encoding aspartic proteinase nepenthesin-2-like produces the protein MATSTLLCLVLLHVVGVLGFSVTLKLEKSFPTNHGVELKRHAERDGLRRRRILHKYSDPNVVVGFGVLGTYDPFDVGKRLVVGRLQTLPTSSTLQIPITIYDPASSSTSSPILCSDERCSPKSNSCFDNQYTYDLHYGDGSGTSGYYVSELMHFKIVVGETYVLNTSASVLFG